The Streptomonospora litoralis genome window below encodes:
- a CDS encoding glycosyltransferase family 2 protein encodes MGVVVATRDRRRELARTLLRLGRDHPDSPVTVVDNASRDGTAAFVRAEFPRVSVVALPRNRGAAARNAGVAANPAPYIAFCDDDSWWAPGSLQRAAAAFDAHPRLGLVAASTFVGSSARPDPINAELATGLAPAPPDLPGPRVLGFLACAAVVRREAFRAAGGFSRLLFFTHEEALLAADLAALGWDACHLAQVHARHAPSPDRPPSAWRRRLDMRNRALVCWLRRPAGRALAETWHLARAARRMPEARGAFADLLGDLPRALVQRRRLPRRVEEDLRLLERR; translated from the coding sequence GTGGGCGTGGTGGTGGCCACCCGGGACCGCCGCCGCGAGCTTGCCCGCACATTGCTCCGGCTTGGCCGGGACCACCCCGACTCGCCGGTGACCGTGGTCGACAACGCCTCGCGCGACGGCACGGCCGCCTTCGTGCGGGCGGAGTTCCCCCGTGTCTCGGTCGTGGCGCTGCCCCGCAACCGCGGCGCCGCCGCGCGCAACGCCGGCGTCGCCGCCAACCCGGCCCCCTACATCGCCTTCTGCGACGACGACTCCTGGTGGGCGCCCGGCTCCCTGCAGCGCGCCGCCGCGGCCTTCGACGCCCATCCGCGCCTGGGCCTGGTCGCCGCCTCCACCTTCGTCGGCAGCTCCGCGCGCCCCGACCCCATCAACGCCGAGCTGGCCACCGGGCTGGCCCCCGCACCGCCCGACCTGCCGGGGCCGCGCGTGCTCGGCTTTCTGGCCTGCGCCGCGGTCGTCCGCCGCGAGGCGTTCCGCGCCGCCGGAGGCTTCAGCCGCCTGCTGTTCTTCACCCACGAGGAGGCCCTGCTGGCTGCGGACCTGGCCGCACTGGGCTGGGACGCCTGCCACCTGGCGCAGGTGCACGCCCGCCACGCGCCCTCACCCGACCGCCCGCCGAGCGCCTGGCGCCGCCGGCTGGACATGCGCAACCGCGCGCTGGTGTGCTGGCTGCGGCGCCCCGCCGGGCGCGCACTGGCGGAGACGTGGCACCTGGCGCGCGCCGCCCGCCGGATGCCCGAGGCCCGCGGCGCGTTCGCCGACCTGCTCGGCGACCTGCCCCGCGCCCTGGTACAGCGGCGACGGCTGCCGCGACGCGTCGAAGAGGATCTGCGCCTGCTGGAGCGCCGGTGA
- a CDS encoding NAD-dependent epimerase/dehydratase family protein, with translation MSQARIGRAVVTGGAGFIGSHLCERLLDGGAEVVCVDNFATGSAENVRHLAGRSGFSALEADVTLGLRVPGRVDTVFHLASAASPRDYLRLPVETLEAGSRGTRNALDAAAEHGARTVLASTSEVYGDPLHHPQHESYWGNVNPVGPRSVYDEAKRYAEALTMAYHRAYGADVGIARIFNSYGPGMRPGDGRAIPTFIRQALAGEPITVSGDGMQTRSICYVDDTVRGLIALAGADITGPVNIGSPYELSIRRLAELVRGVCRSESPVVQVGRPADDPRFRRPDTTLAAQALGWRPRVPMEEGLRLTVEWFAAAAQRREEEGRAAEPTAGRA, from the coding sequence ATGAGCCAGGCACGGATCGGCCGCGCCGTCGTCACCGGCGGCGCCGGCTTCATCGGCTCGCACCTGTGCGAGCGGCTGCTGGACGGCGGCGCCGAGGTGGTCTGCGTCGACAACTTCGCCACCGGCTCCGCCGAGAACGTGCGCCACCTCGCCGGGCGGAGCGGGTTCAGCGCCCTGGAGGCCGACGTCACGCTGGGGCTGCGCGTGCCCGGCCGCGTCGACACGGTCTTCCACCTGGCGTCGGCGGCCTCGCCGCGCGACTACCTGCGGCTGCCGGTGGAGACGCTGGAGGCCGGCAGCCGGGGCACCCGCAACGCGCTGGACGCGGCCGCCGAGCACGGCGCCCGCACCGTGCTGGCCTCCACCAGCGAGGTCTACGGCGATCCGCTGCACCACCCCCAGCACGAGAGCTACTGGGGCAACGTGAACCCGGTCGGTCCGCGCAGCGTCTACGACGAGGCCAAGCGCTACGCCGAGGCGCTGACCATGGCCTACCACCGGGCCTACGGCGCCGACGTCGGAATCGCCCGGATCTTCAACAGCTACGGGCCCGGGATGCGCCCCGGCGACGGGCGGGCGATCCCCACCTTCATCCGCCAGGCGCTGGCGGGCGAACCCATTACCGTGTCCGGCGACGGCATGCAGACCCGTTCGATCTGCTATGTCGACGACACGGTGCGCGGCCTGATCGCGCTGGCCGGAGCCGACATCACCGGTCCGGTGAACATCGGCAGCCCCTACGAGCTGTCCATCCGCCGACTGGCCGAACTGGTGCGCGGCGTCTGCCGCTCGGAGTCGCCCGTCGTCCAGGTCGGACGCCCCGCCGACGATCCCCGGTTCCGCCGCCCCGACACCACACTGGCGGCCCAGGCGCTGGGGTGGCGGCCGCGGGTGCCGATGGAGGAAGGGCTGCGGCTGACGGTGGAGTGGTTCGCCGCCGCGGCACAACGGCGGGAAGAAGAGGGGCGCGCGGCCGAGCCGACCGCGGGCCGGGCCTGA
- a CDS encoding SigB/SigF/SigG family RNA polymerase sigma factor translates to MNTSSALRERETAVPRPRSSRGGGHHGNSKTDEAYYARTRELFAQLKSGETGPAEHEEIYRNLVDLHAPVVRRIARRYRNRGEPEEDLRQVVTVGLVQAIRDFKPDYGKEFISYALPMMTGEVKRHFRDRTWAIRVPRKYQEKRPELNRVTSSFAQEHGRSPTVAEIAERLEMSVDDTLELIDASSAYSALSLDVPYGAEEEDKTLGDTLGEEDHELENAADRASLRPALATLSPRDRRIVLLRFAGNKTQAEIAQIVGLSQMHVSRTLSASLAKLRKQLVPDV, encoded by the coding sequence ATGAACACATCGAGCGCGCTCCGCGAACGAGAGACCGCAGTACCGCGTCCGCGCAGTTCCCGTGGTGGAGGCCACCACGGGAACAGTAAAACCGACGAAGCCTACTACGCCCGCACTCGCGAGCTGTTCGCGCAGCTCAAGAGTGGTGAGACGGGGCCGGCCGAGCACGAGGAGATCTATCGGAACCTGGTGGATCTGCACGCTCCGGTCGTCCGCCGCATCGCCCGCCGCTACCGCAATCGCGGCGAGCCCGAGGAGGACCTGCGCCAGGTTGTGACAGTCGGCCTGGTCCAGGCGATCCGCGACTTCAAGCCCGACTACGGCAAGGAGTTCATCTCCTACGCCCTGCCCATGATGACCGGTGAGGTCAAGCGCCACTTCCGGGACCGCACATGGGCGATTCGGGTGCCGCGCAAGTATCAGGAGAAGCGGCCCGAGCTCAACCGGGTGACCTCGTCGTTCGCCCAGGAGCACGGCCGTTCGCCGACGGTCGCCGAGATCGCCGAGCGGCTGGAGATGAGTGTCGACGACACTCTGGAGCTGATCGACGCGTCCTCGGCCTACAGCGCCCTGTCCCTGGACGTGCCCTACGGGGCCGAGGAGGAGGACAAGACGCTGGGGGACACGCTCGGCGAGGAGGACCACGAGCTGGAGAACGCCGCCGACCGGGCGTCGTTGCGTCCGGCGCTGGCCACCCTCTCGCCGCGCGACCGGCGGATCGTGCTCCTGCGCTTCGCGGGGAACAAGACCCAGGCCGAGATCGCGCAGATCGTGGGTCTGTCTCAGATGCACGTCTCGCGGACGCTCTCGGCGTCCCTGGCCAAGCTGCGCAAGCAGCTCGTCCCGGACGTGTGA
- a CDS encoding SDR family oxidoreductase codes for MRPLGNTLITGGASGLGAAVARAVADEGGRPLVLDIAEPAVEADHERVDLGDRHATENAVENLAQRAGGLHAVVNAAGTDACGPLDKVDPDDWERVVQVNLVGTASVVRAALPHLEATRGTVVDCASTLGVRAVPDATAYCASKAGVMGFTRALAAETAGRVGVTLLLPGGMDTAFFDGRPETYRPGPDARLNPPEHVARAVVFALAQPLGCEVREIVVCPSEETSWP; via the coding sequence ATGCGTCCACTCGGCAACACCCTGATCACCGGCGGCGCCTCCGGACTCGGCGCCGCAGTGGCCCGCGCCGTGGCCGACGAAGGGGGCCGACCGCTCGTTCTGGACATCGCCGAGCCCGCCGTCGAGGCCGACCACGAACGCGTCGACCTCGGCGACCGGCACGCCACGGAGAACGCCGTGGAGAACCTCGCGCAGCGCGCGGGCGGGCTGCACGCCGTCGTCAACGCCGCCGGCACCGACGCCTGCGGCCCCCTGGACAAGGTCGACCCCGACGACTGGGAGCGGGTCGTCCAAGTCAACCTCGTCGGCACCGCCTCCGTCGTGCGCGCCGCCCTGCCCCACCTGGAGGCCACCCGCGGCACGGTCGTCGACTGCGCCTCCACGCTGGGCGTGCGCGCCGTCCCCGACGCCACCGCCTACTGCGCCTCCAAGGCCGGGGTGATGGGGTTCACCCGCGCGCTGGCCGCCGAGACCGCCGGACGCGTCGGGGTCACGCTGCTGCTGCCCGGCGGCATGGACACCGCCTTCTTCGACGGCCGCCCCGAGACCTACCGGCCGGGTCCCGACGCCCGCCTCAACCCGCCCGAGCACGTCGCCCGGGCCGTCGTCTTCGCCCTGGCACAGCCCCTCGGGTGCGAGGTGCGGGAAATCGTCGTATGCCCCTCCGAGGAGACGTCGTGGCCCTGA